The Chrysemys picta bellii isolate R12L10 chromosome 3, ASM1138683v2, whole genome shotgun sequence DNA window tacagtcgattgtgtgtgtccccactacaTGCATTAAGTCGGAGGTGTGCGTCCagagtaccaaggctagcgtcgactttcggagtgttgcactgtggtagctatcccacagttcccgcagtctccgctgctcattggaattctgagttgagctcccaatgcctgatggggcaaaaacattgtcgtgggtggttctgggtacatgtcatcaagcccccctcccttccacccttcctctgtgaaagcaacagcaaaaaatcatttctggccttttttcctgggttacccatgcagacgacataccacggcaagcatggagcccgctcagctcattGTCACcgtacatctcctgggtgctgctggcagatgcggtactgcagtgctacacagcagcatccccttgccttgcggaTGGCAGACGGTGCACTACGACTGCTAGCTATCGTCGTCGTCCCGTGAGTGCTCCTGGCCAACCTCGGTTAGGTTGGTTGGGAGCACCTGGGTAGACATGGTTGCTCGTGGAGGCctcagtgaggtcggtcgggggcgcctggacaaaaatgggaatgactccaggtcattctcttctttaaagtttcgtctaatggagattcagtccttcctggaatatcatgccagctggaagcttctgcctcaggctgctctcccagtcggtaGCACTGCATGGTCgcacctaccccttgctcccatggctcatgaagcttggacagtagtaaggagcagttcaactataggctgagcaagtgcagaatggtggtagaatgtgtctttggatgtttaaaagcttgctggcgTAGTTGTAAGGGCACCCCCTataatggcatgcagctcatcatagaagcggcatgtctggggctctgacccggagcagccgtttgcctctctggttctttggtaggcttcatgcagcactgctgtgggtccctgttataacctctgttcttcatgcccttggagaatttttcaaatattctggcatttcgtcttttggaatggaaATCGGATAGCaaggattcgtctccccatacagcgatcagatgcagtatctcccgttcggtccatgatggattctgggactccatgatcACCTGTGCTGAtaagctctgcatggtcacctgtgctgatcagctcgctatgctggccaaacaggaaatgaaattcaaaagtttgcggggcttttcctgtctacctggccagtgcatctgagttgagagtcctgtccagagcggtcacaatggagcactctgggatagctcccggagaccaataccgtcgaattgtgtTCACACTAcaccaaattcgacccagcacggtcgatttcagcgctaatcccctcatcggggaggagtacagaaatcgattttaagagccctttaagtcgacaaaaatggcttcgtcatgtggacgggtgcagggttaaatcgatatAACGCTGCTACATTCGACCTcagctcgtagtgtagaccagggctcaatGACACCCGTGATTACTGAACCCCAGGGTCTCCAAGTGGCTTTGTCAGCACAGCAGGGGAAACACAGAGGACCCGGCAGCGCCCCTTGCTAcagtcacctaatgaaattaataagcagcagttttaaaacaaacaaaagtgtgtttgtcacacaacacacagtcagcctgtggaactcattgcctaggaatgttgtgagggccaaaagaataactggtcaaaaaagaattagataagatcatggaggataggtccatcaatggcaattagccaagatggtcagggatgcaactccatgcaaatgtctgactgccagaagctgggacgggacgacaggggatggatcagttgataaTTGCCatattctgttcactccctctgaagcatctggcactgtccactgacagaagacaggatattgggctagatgaaccattggtcagatccagtatggccattcgtaTGTTCTTTTGTTATGTTGTTATATTGTGAGCACACATTGCTAAAGGCTTACTCTGCCTCCTCTGTGTGACAAAGAGTGGTGTCACATCCCTGAATTCATATAATGGGAAACAATTATTCATAATTCACTTTATCTGTTTTTTGTTTCTCaggactatgggccagattcatgACTATTTTCTGGCTactttgtgctgctccagtgatgcaaagcagctgtaaacccaGTTTAACCAGCCTGTTAAATTaggtttacagctgctttgaATCACTGAAGCAGCACAAAGCACCCAGAGGAAACCTGGGATTGTGGCCTTATAATTGTAGTTTTGAGATAACATTTCTTGGCACTCAGTATCCTAACCCATGAAGAAAACACCCTTTCATGCCCACAAAATGTACAGCCAGCACCTACAACCTCTCAAGAGTTTGCCTTTTGGAAATAAAGGGCAAGATTCTATTTTCCTTCTTGATGTTGAGCATCACGAGCAGACTCATAATAGGTTGCTGAGTAATGGGACACTCAATTTGAGTATGGTTAGTAGGATTAGACAAAAATGACTTGAAACTGTAACAGAAACAGatgttgttccaataaaagatattacctcacctcttTGTCTCTTGAAACTGTAACACCATTTTAGTTTAAACTTTTACCTTTGAGAAATCTTtcacaaataaatatattaaatcacTCAGATTCACTGTATGATGGTGGATCCTTGCTTCTGCATACAACTCCACTTATGTCAATGGAGCCCCAATATTCAACAGTTGCAGGAGCAGAgtcctgttttatattttttcagtatcaggcaaaaAGGCAAAATAGTTCCCTCATATGTCTGAATATGCAACTCCATAGGAGCCAAACATATGTATTTAAGAACAGAATTTTGCCCATGGGTTCTAATTTGGGGCATGTGAATAGCTGATCATACTAGATGCACTAAGCTCATGTAATGGTATTCATATATTAAAACTAAACTTCAAATGGGAATTCTTTGCTAATATATTTCCTCTGTATATTGCATTGGTTGAGACAGTGctagaatactgcatccagttctgaggagcacatttcaaaaaggatgaTGAAGAATAGGAGAAGGCTCAGAGAAAAGCCAGAAGAATTATTTAAAGGCTGGAAAACATACATTATAGTGTAAGACTTAAGACGCTCAATCTATTTACTGTAGATTATTGGAAAGAAGGATAAGAGCTGACTTGATCATGGTTAGACTAGGTGATTTCAATGGTACTGTCTGGCCCTAAAATCTATTAATCAGTCTGAATCATTACCGATTACAGAAAATAGCCCTAACACTACTCTTTTTTCCCCGGTGAATCCAGAGCAACTTTTGTTTGAACTTCAAGGgatttattttgtacttaaagcaatataaatgaaagcagaattctTGTGTTTAGTCAAAATGAGCCTAATGGAAATACTTACATGCTCCTAACAGTTGAACCTTTCTAGTGTGActtttaaaaagacacaaaaCATTTACTAAATGCAACTTTTTTTCCTGGTTTTGTTGGGTTTTGAAAAGTGAGTGAGAAGGGGTCAGACAATGGTTTCACCTTCAATTTCAATATgttttcaacacttcccattttaCTTCCCTTAAACGTGTACCTCCTCCTTTATTGGCCAGATGGGGTAATggatattttccatttttattcaaGTACTTCATAGGAGCAGCATGTCTTCAAAATAGAAGCAGTGAAAAGTTGCTTATTCTTCTGTGAATTACTTGATATttgaataaaaatggaaaatatccTCTCTCTCACCCCACATATGaaagcatgcacacacacacacacagtcatatTATGGAAGCTGGTTACAATGTGAGAGTTTCCTACGGTAGTTACAAATAAGGTTTGAGATGCAGGGGTATTTTTATTCTCGACATTCTTGTTTCAAAGGGTTGTTCTATCCTGAAAATTTCTCTACCCACTGTTGAACCAAGTTAAATCAGATGGCCTGATTCCATTGCTTGGTAGTctgtaatatacatatatatcacaGACTATATATACTTTTACAAGTGTTCATGCTGACTGCAAAGTGGGTATTAAACACCACTACTGTGATTTGGTAGAATTTTACACATACTTTAcccaggtgtaaatgactatacgATGTGCAAGACAGTAGAGAATCAGGTTTTGTGCATGCAAGCAGTCCTGGAAGTATTAGCTGACCAGTTCTTAGCTGCAATTAATTCTTAAAAGAAGACACATTTAAAGGGATAGGATCCAGGCAGGTCAATACATTTCCAAAAGTAACCTTCAGCCTCAAAAGCTTTATTCTTTCCCTGtctgttttaattaaatttaGTTGGTTTGAGCACTATAGTACATTTCATAGCAACAATAGTACATCTAAATCTTTTATATTAGTTTGAAAGAGGGAAGTCTAGGCAGATGTTTCTGACTGCACCCTTCATTGAAATATCTACTTTGTAAAATCTTTGTGACAATCTCTGAAAACTAGAGAAAGCTTAATGCTGCCAGTGCTCTCAGAAATACTCAATGTATTTGCAATTAAAATTCTTCTGCTGCATTGCTGGGCGCTGTTGAATGACTCAATGATAAAAAAGAACTTTCAATATCAGACAAAAGTTATCACCATTAAGTGCCTCAAATATAATTCCTCAGGAAGAACTGCAGTTTCCTGTGAAATATATTCATATATTAAGAAATGTTTCTtactttgaggtttttttttacttttgcatCCTATGGAGcaattcatttttatttgaaattttatttgaaattatATTAAAGTGCAGAGTGCTGACAGCACCTACAGAGGACTGCTAGCACTGTGTATTTCCAAATTCGAGGGAGATTCTCAATTCCTCAGATAATATCACCTGCTAGGACTATTGTATTTGATTATGTAGAATACTCATTAAGAGGAAAAGTAATTAAAACAAAAGTAAAGATTAAATCTCCTTTAGGATTTTCTAAATACAATTTATCCTGTTTTGCTAAAATCCAGTACTATTTTTGTTTACTCCAACCAGTAATCAAAATTGTATTCCTAAGCTTACATTTCATATTAGCACAATTCAACTACAAAATATAGTATTCCATAAAAAAGCCATGTCAAATAAATGTTAAGGTTGGAAGATAAAGCACTCAAAATCAGGAAATTCCAAAATTAAGCCATGCTAACTTTGCCCATGGTTTGTAGCCATTACAATAAAatctaattacactggtctacaatttttgagaagtcgtctgcttcagagataaaatgtcctatttattatgtattttgatgtgctgaattcaaatatgacaattaaaacaaccgattggctactgtttaagatatttaagtttttacattttatgtctatgtatattgtgttgatagtagagttttaatcataaattgtaaacctaggtcttttaatgtatttatggttgctttacatgataatatttcaccagTCCTGgtcatgtaacactttaaaaatcagcaaaagggttatataaataaaatttattatgaaacaaaaggcaaaaaactattatgtacatagtttagtcctattcagtgtctactcggcgcttcttggcttgtctcttgtattcattaaatggagcatctctttgTCACTATCCAActatagtctgcaagcactgatgggctccatttgccctgatagcatttctccattgttgcaatatcctggtgaaatcgctcgccgtgctcgtcgctcactgctccacagttcggtggaaaaaaatctagatgagagtgcaaaaaacgtatctttagtgacatgttgcaaccaagacttttgtatgccttgaggaggttttccaccaacaatctgtagttgtctgccttgttatttccgagaaaatttattgccactaactagaAGTTTTTCcgtgccatcttttccttgccacacagtgcatggtcaaatgcatcatctcgaagaagttcacaaatctgaggaccaacaaagacaccttcctttatcttagcttcacttaaccttggaaattttccacggaggtacttgaaagctgcttgtgttttgtcaatggccttgacaaagtttttCATCAGACCCGGCTTGATGTGTAAggctggtaacaaaatcttccttgattcaacaagtggtggatgctgaacacttttcctcccaggctccaatgactgtcggagtggccaatctttcttgatgtagtgggaatctcttgcacgactatcccattcgcagagaaaacagcagtactttgtgtatccagtctgcagaccaagcaagagagcaacaaccttcaaatcgccacagagctgccactggtgttggtcatagtttatgcacctcaaaagttgtttcatgttgtcataggtttccttcatatggactgcatgaccaactggaattgatggcaaaacattgccattgtgcagtaaaacagctttaagacttgtcttcgatgaatcaatgaacagtctccactcatctggatcgtgaacgatgttgagggctaccatcacaccatcgatgttgttgcaggctacaagatcaccttccatgaagaagaatgggacaagatccttttgacggtcacggaacatggaaaccctaacatcacctgccaggagattccactgctgtagtctggagcccaacagctctgccttactcttgggtagttccaaatccctgacaaggtcattcagttcaccttgtgttatgaggtgtggttcagaggaggaggatgggagaaaatgtgggtcctgtgacattgatgtttcaggaccagaagttttatcctcttcctcgtctgactcaagtgagaatgattctggtgcatcaggaaccggcagtccttctccgtggggtactgggagtatagctgatggaatgtttggataatacagagtccactttttcttctttgacacacctttcccaactggatgcaccatgcagaagtaacaattgctggtatgatctgttggctctctccaaatcattggcactgcaaaaggcatagatttccttttcctgttcaaccactggcgaagatttgttgcacaagcgttgcagcatatgtgtggggcccacctcttgtcctgatctccaattttgcagccaaaataaaggtgataggctttcttaaccatagtggttatactgcgcttttgtgatgcaaaagtcacttcaccacaaacatagcagaagttatctgcactgttcacacaagtacgaggcatctctgctcactttggctaaacagaaatgtgtccctttgcaaaatcaaacactgacaaataagagagcacgacactgtatgatttctagagctgatatagggcaatttgttcagcagagtgatgtaagcttcgttatgattgcatcatccatgacttctaggaataacatgatgcaattcatatcatgtatgacgcactaccagcttcagattgcatcattcattgttttgcctaaaaagcaagtactgtccaaacccagtcatagatttattcatagatccagtcaaagacgtatttttgtcatttctggtttaaattgagatcccttccctttataactcacttatcctccaccattcccaagtcaagggtcgtatatactgacccaatagcacacatgtgtcaaactcaaggcccgcgggccacatccggcccgccatacaattatatccggcccgcaaaatcgttttatatatctgtttttaatggccctgtgatatgacgccccaataacacacactacaaatcccatgatgcagtgcaattgccgccaacggcaagccgcggttcaagttcgcggtctgttgatgtatacaacgctaatatcaaatcaaagctagaccccaacaatggccaagagaaaaattgattctgaaaaccgaggctttcaaagccggtgggagaatgagtatatgtttactgaaattgcaggtaaaccagtgtgtctcctttgcgggagtaatatcgctgtaatgaaggagtataacctaagacggcactacgagacgaaacatgagaacaaattcaaaaacctgagcgcaggacagaagctacaaaaggtagaggagttgaagaagaatttgacatcccagcagacgtttttcaccaaagcaaaatcacaaagtgaagctgctgtgaaagcaagtttcattgtggccgaagagatcgccaaatcaggacggccgtttaccgagggggaattcgtaaagaattgtatgatgaaagtgtgcgacgtcctttgtccagataaaacgcgagcgtttgcaaatgtaagcctcagcagaaacactgttgctaatcgggtttgtgagatggcgactgatttgaaaacacagttgactgaaagagcaaaagattttgttgcatactcccttgccgtggatgaaactactgacgcgactgacactgcacagctggcgatatttatccgtggtgtggattccaatttgtgcgtaacagaggaaatactggacattaaatcgatgcacgggacaacgaaaggagaagacatctttggaaatgtatttcaaagtgtaaccgacatgaaactgccgtgggaaaaactcgttggacttacaacagatggcgcacctgctatgtgtggtgaaaaaaatggactggtgggaaggatgcgctcaaagatgcgggaggagaactgtgccggtgagttgacagtgtatcactgcatcatacaccaggaatcgctgagtgctaaagtcctaaaaatggatcatgtgatgaacactgtaacacaaaccgtcaactttatcagagcccacggtttaaatcaccgccaattccagtcttttctgcgggaaatagatagcgagtttggcgatatgccatatcatacggaggtccggtggctaagtcggggaaaagttctcaaaagacactttgagctgcgagaggaaatctgccagttcatggacagtaaggggaaagactgcacagttctgcgggatgaaaagtggaaatgtgagttggcgttcctgg harbors:
- the LOC135982218 gene encoding general transcription factor II-I repeat domain-containing protein 2A-like, whose amino-acid sequence is MAKRKIDSENRGFQSRWENEYMFTEIAGKPVCLLCGSNIAVMKEYNLRRHYETKHENKFKNLSAGQKLQKVEELKKNLTSQQTFFTKAKSQSEAAVKASFIVAEEIAKSGRPFTEGEFVKNCMMKVCDVLCPDKTRAFANVSLSRNTVANRVCEMATDLKTQLTERAKDFVAYSLAVDETTDATDTAQLAIFIRGVDSNLCVTEEILDIKSMHGTTKGEDIFGNVFQSVTDMKLPWEKLVGLTTDGAPAMCGEKNGLVGRMRSKMREENCAGELTVYHCIIHQESLSAKVLKMDHVMNTVTQTVNFIRAHGLNHRQFQSFLREIDSEFGDMPYHTEVRWLSRGKVLKRHFELREEICQFMDSKGKDCTVLRDEKWKCELAFLADITSHLSALNLQLQGREHIITDMHDAVKAFQVKLRLWETQMHQCNLSHFPCCQVIRNQESATVFPNATFAEKLSALRTEFARRFSDFEAQKSNFELLRNPFAVDVETAPVEMQMELIELQCNGTLKAKYDTAGPAQFTRFIPEAMPQLRQHAARILSMFGSTYLCEQLFSVMKINKTSHRSRLTDEHLQSILRIFTTQNLTPNINELVAKKRLQVSGSD